The window TGCAGCCTCTGCAGGCACTTTAGACGCAGACAATGCCAATATATCCCGTGCTATAGCGGCAAGCACTGGATACTTTGGGGAGTGAATCTCCCACCACTTTAAGATATCCAATTTCTGTCGGCGAGGAAACGGGTCTTCTTCAAGATATCGTTGTAGCTCATTTGAGTTGTGGGATCTTTTCAATCTCAAATGCTTATCCCAGTCATCGAGAGTGCCCTCACCATCCTCCTCTGCAACCTCATCACCTTCATCAGAAGTGTTTTCATATTCAGATGCATATTCAGCATATAGGATCTTCATCGCACTATTCACCTTGGTAAGATATTTCTCggcgccaccaccaaaagttgcgGTCAGTCGGAAGTGAACATATTCATATTTGTACCTCGGATCAAATATCACCGGCAGACAACTTGTTAAGAACGACTCCTCCAA is drawn from Triticum urartu cultivar G1812 unplaced genomic scaffold, Tu2.1 TuUngrouped_contig_5401, whole genome shotgun sequence and contains these coding sequences:
- the LOC125529172 gene encoding zinc finger BED domain-containing protein RICESLEEPER 2-like isoform X2, whose protein sequence is MEGKWMKYLEESFLTSCLPVIFDPRYKYEYVHFRLTATFGGGAEKYLTKVNSAMKILYAEYASEYENTSDEGDEVAEEDGEGTLDDWDKHLRLKRSHNSNELQRYLEEDPFPRRQKLDILKWWEIHSPKYPVLAAIARDILALSASKVPAEAAFSNAGRIITAQRSSLTPSTVETLMCLKDWFRAADRQKAEPTVGDHGGEQGDTGTT